One segment of Arvicanthis niloticus isolate mArvNil1 chromosome 5, mArvNil1.pat.X, whole genome shotgun sequence DNA contains the following:
- the Nr0b2 gene encoding nuclear receptor subfamily 0 group B member 2 yields MSSSQSGVCPCQGSTGRPTILYALLSPSPRTRPIAPASRSHCLCQQHRPVRLCAPHRTCREALDVLAKTVAFLRNLPSFCHLPHEDQRRLLEGCWGPLFLLGLAQDTVTFEVAEAPVPSILKKILLEEPSSGAQGAQPPDRPQPSLAAVQWLQRCLESFWSLELGPKEYAFLKGTILFNPDVPGLHASCHIAHLQQEAHWALCEVLEPWYPASQGRLARILLMASTLKNIPCALLVDLFFRPVIGDVDITELLEDMLLLR; encoded by the exons ATGAGCTCCAGCCAGTCAGGGGTCTGCCCATGCCAGGGCTCTACAGGCCGCCCGACTATTCTGTACGCACTTCTGAGCCCCAGCCCCAGAACCAGGCCCATTGCGCCTGCGTCTCGCAGCCACTGCCTGTGCCAGCAGCACCGGCCTGTACGTCTGTGTGCTCCACACCGCACCTGCAGGGAGGCCTTGGATGTCCTAGCCAAGACAGTAGCCTTCCTCAGGAACCTGCCGTCCTTCTGCCACCTGCCCCATGAGGATCAGCGACGGCTGCTCGAGGGCTGCTGGGGCCCTCTCTTCCTGCTTGGGTTGGCCCAGGATACTGTAACCTTTGAGGTGGCTGAGGCTCCGGTGCCCAGTATACTTAAAAAGATTCTGCTAGAGGAACCCAGCAGTGGTGCCCAGGGTGCCCAGCCTCCAGACCGGCCACAGCCCTCACTGGCTGCTGTACAGTGGCTGCAGCGTTGCCTGGAGTCTTTCTGGAGCCTTGAGCTGGGTCCCAAGGAGTATGCATTCCTGAAGGGCACTATCCTCTTCAACCCAG ATGTGCCAGGCCTCCATGCCTCCTGCCACATCGCCCACCTGCAACAGGAGGCTCACTGGGCACTGTGTGAAGTCCTGGAGCCCTGGTACCCAGCTAGCCAAGGCCGCCTGGCCCGAATCCTCCTCATGGCCTCCACCCTGAAGAACATTCCGTGTGCCCTTCTGGTGGACCTCTTCTTCCGCCCCGTCATTGGAGATGTCGACATCACTGAACTGCTTGAAGACATGCTTTTGCTGAGGTGA